Proteins encoded within one genomic window of Cetobacterium somerae ATCC BAA-474:
- a CDS encoding L-threonylcarbamoyladenylate synthase produces MKRIVFKENNIDLEVIKNELNNNGIIIYPTDTVYGVGASIDSLKGLQKIYEAKERNFNSPLIALLSKVEYIEKIAIIDEEKKIIIEKLASEFWPGALTIILNKKENVPGIMVSNGETVGVRIPALKLAQDIIESVGGILPTTSANISGEKTPRSFEELSEKFKERVGVIVDGGKSPLGIESTILDLTKTLPKILREGAIKKETIEKVIGKI; encoded by the coding sequence ATGAAAAGAATTGTGTTTAAAGAAAACAATATTGATTTAGAAGTTATAAAAAATGAATTAAATAATAATGGAATAATAATTTATCCTACAGATACAGTATATGGAGTAGGTGCAAGTATCGACTCGCTAAAAGGCCTACAAAAAATTTATGAGGCAAAAGAGAGAAACTTTAACTCTCCATTGATAGCACTTCTTAGCAAAGTAGAATACATTGAAAAAATTGCAATTATAGATGAGGAAAAAAAAATAATTATAGAAAAGTTAGCAAGTGAATTTTGGCCTGGCGCTTTGACAATTATTTTAAATAAGAAAGAAAATGTTCCGGGTATAATGGTTTCTAATGGAGAAACAGTGGGAGTAAGAATACCAGCTTTAAAGTTAGCTCAAGATATAATTGAAAGTGTTGGTGGAATTTTACCGACAACAAGTGCTAATATTTCAGGAGAAAAGACGCCTAGAAGTTTTGAAGAGTTAAGCGAAAAGTTTAAAGAAAGAGTAGGAGTTATAGTTGATGGAGGAAAATCTCCTTTAGGTATAGAGTCAACGATATTAGATTTAACAAAAACGCTTCCAAAAATTCTTAGAGAGGGAGCT
- a CDS encoding ribose-phosphate diphosphokinase — translation MERPGVKIFAGTSNMELAKKIAEKYGTSVGDVEIVRFKDGEVYVCVGETVRGRDIFIVQSTSEPVNENIMELLIFIDALKRASAKSINVIIPYYGYARQDRKSRPREPITSKLVANLLTTAGATRIVTMDLHADQIQGFFDIPVDHMQALPLLAKSFIGRGMSGDKVVVVSPDIGGVKRARKLAEWLDCKIAIIDKRRPKPNMSEVMNLIGEVEGKIAIFIDDMIDTAGTITNGAEAIMARGAIEAYACCTHGVFSDPAIERLQASCLKEVIITDSIALPESKKIDKIKVVSVDEILAEAVRRIVNNESVSELFEK, via the coding sequence ATGGAAAGACCTGGGGTAAAAATTTTTGCCGGAACATCAAATATGGAGTTAGCTAAAAAAATAGCTGAGAAATATGGGACTTCAGTAGGAGATGTTGAAATTGTTAGATTTAAAGATGGAGAGGTTTATGTTTGTGTGGGAGAGACAGTAAGAGGTAGAGATATATTTATTGTTCAATCTACATCTGAGCCTGTAAATGAAAACATAATGGAGTTATTAATATTTATTGATGCATTAAAGAGAGCTTCAGCAAAATCAATAAACGTTATTATTCCTTATTATGGATATGCTAGACAAGATAGAAAATCAAGACCAAGAGAGCCAATCACATCGAAATTAGTGGCAAATTTATTAACAACAGCAGGAGCTACAAGAATTGTAACTATGGATTTACATGCTGATCAGATTCAAGGATTCTTTGATATTCCAGTGGATCACATGCAAGCTTTACCGTTATTAGCAAAGTCATTTATAGGTAGAGGAATGTCAGGAGACAAAGTTGTTGTTGTATCACCAGATATTGGTGGAGTAAAAAGAGCTAGAAAATTAGCTGAGTGGTTAGATTGTAAAATAGCAATTATTGATAAAAGAAGACCAAAACCAAATATGTCAGAAGTTATGAACTTAATTGGAGAAGTTGAAGGGAAAATCGCAATATTTATAGATGATATGATTGATACTGCTGGAACAATTACAAATGGAGCAGAAGCTATTATGGCAAGAGGAGCTATTGAAGCTTATGCATGTTGTACACATGGAGTATTTTCAGACCCAGCTATTGAGAGATTACAAGCTTCTTGTTTAAAAGAAGTGATAATAACAGATTCAATAGCGTTACCAGAGTCTAAAAAGATTGATAAAATAAAAGTAGTTTCTGTTGATGAAATTCTTGCAGAAGCTGTTAGAAGAATTGTAAATAACGAGTCAGTATCTGAGTTATTTGAAAAGTAA
- the glmU gene encoding bifunctional UDP-N-acetylglucosamine diphosphorylase/glucosamine-1-phosphate N-acetyltransferase GlmU: protein MSLKTLILAAGKGTRMKSELPKVLHKVCGVPMVQKIVDTCSKIGSTENILILGHKKEEVLKVLPNIEYVVQEEQLGTGHAVIQAKDKLENFEGTVMILCGDTPLLREETLKKLYDYHKNSKATTTILTSIYENPFGYGRIVKEDGRVVGIVEEKEATDEIKAIKEVNAGVYCFEAKELLSALKRIDNKNEKGEYYLTDVIGINVKDNKKVEAFLLEDNDEILGINSKIELEKANSIMRDRINIAHMENGVIFIDKNNTYIEESVEIGQDTVVYPGVLLQGSTKIGKNCEILGNTRVIDCQIGDEVRIESSVLEDSIVECKVTIGPFAHLRPKSHLKEEVHIGNFVEVKKSVLEKGVKAGHLTYLGDATVGEKTNIGAGTITCNYDGKNKFKTTIGKNAFIGSDTMLVAPITIGENALVGAGSVITKDVPENALAVSRSKQVIKFDWRK from the coding sequence ATGAGTTTAAAGACACTAATTTTAGCAGCTGGAAAAGGAACAAGAATGAAATCAGAGCTGCCAAAAGTTTTACATAAAGTTTGTGGAGTGCCGATGGTACAAAAAATTGTAGATACATGTAGTAAAATTGGTTCAACTGAAAATATATTAATATTAGGACATAAAAAAGAAGAGGTATTGAAAGTACTTCCAAATATTGAATATGTAGTTCAAGAAGAGCAATTAGGGACTGGACACGCTGTTATTCAGGCAAAAGATAAGCTTGAAAATTTTGAGGGAACAGTGATGATATTATGTGGAGACACTCCTTTATTGAGAGAGGAAACTTTAAAGAAGTTATATGACTACCATAAAAACTCTAAAGCTACAACAACAATATTAACTTCTATTTATGAAAATCCATTTGGATATGGAAGAATTGTAAAAGAAGATGGAAGAGTTGTAGGGATTGTTGAAGAAAAAGAAGCAACAGATGAAATAAAAGCTATAAAAGAGGTAAATGCAGGTGTTTATTGCTTTGAAGCTAAAGAGTTATTGTCAGCATTAAAAAGAATTGATAATAAAAATGAAAAAGGTGAATACTATTTAACAGATGTTATTGGAATAAATGTTAAAGATAACAAGAAAGTTGAAGCTTTTTTATTAGAAGATAATGATGAAATATTAGGAATAAACTCTAAAATTGAATTGGAAAAAGCTAATTCAATAATGAGAGATAGAATAAATATAGCTCACATGGAAAATGGTGTTATTTTCATTGATAAAAATAATACCTATATAGAAGAAAGTGTAGAAATTGGACAAGATACAGTTGTATATCCAGGTGTTCTACTACAAGGTAGCACTAAGATTGGAAAAAATTGTGAAATTTTAGGAAATACAAGAGTTATTGATTGCCAAATAGGTGATGAAGTAAGAATAGAAAGCTCTGTATTAGAGGACAGTATTGTTGAATGTAAAGTAACAATAGGTCCATTTGCACATTTAAGACCTAAATCACATTTGAAAGAAGAAGTTCACATAGGAAACTTTGTAGAAGTGAAAAAATCAGTATTAGAAAAAGGTGTTAAAGCAGGGCATTTAACATATTTAGGAGATGCTACAGTAGGAGAAAAAACTAACATAGGTGCAGGAACAATAACTTGTAATTATGATGGTAAAAATAAATTCAAAACCACAATTGGAAAAAATGCTTTTATAGGAAGTGATACGATGTTGGTGGCTCCTATTACTATAGGAGAAAATGCATTAGTAGGAGCGGGGTCAGTAATAACTAAGGATGTACCTGAAAATGCGTTGGCAGTATCAAGAAGTAAACAAGTTATAAAATTTGATTGGAGGAAATAG
- a CDS encoding J domain-containing protein, which translates to MISIALVLTVAIFLIIALLFGMNRAIAALPALFFIMLLISFFGFIVVQFFPIILIFLVIRYFMNKKNPRRGNFYYKTYTQKDFEDMFRNQGNQYGGNYQGGYQNNPFGTFEDKSKYYKILGVQEGVTPEELKKAYRELAKKHHPDRYANAEPEIREMHEKKFKEINEAYEKLQ; encoded by the coding sequence ATGATATCAATAGCATTAGTTTTAACGGTAGCTATTTTTTTAATAATAGCGCTACTATTTGGTATGAATAGAGCTATAGCAGCTTTACCAGCACTTTTTTTTATAATGTTACTAATTTCTTTTTTTGGATTTATAGTAGTACAGTTTTTTCCAATTATTCTAATATTTTTAGTTATTAGATATTTTATGAATAAAAAAAATCCAAGAAGAGGAAACTTTTACTATAAAACATATACTCAAAAAGATTTTGAAGATATGTTTAGAAACCAAGGTAATCAATATGGAGGAAACTATCAAGGTGGTTATCAAAATAATCCATTTGGGACTTTTGAAGATAAAAGTAAATATTATAAAATCTTAGGAGTTCAAGAGGGTGTAACTCCTGAAGAATTAAAAAAAGCATATAGAGAATTAGCTAAAAAGCATCATCCAGATAGATATGCAAATGCTGAACCTGAAATAAGAGAGATGCACGAAAAAAAGTTTAAAGAGATAAATGAAGCTTACGAAAAACTTCAATAA
- a CDS encoding tetratricopeptide repeat protein, which yields MLRKKILKRIDVSKEDLLSQEQEIRFELLTKANDIDNLKKLGTILFYKRDCEGALEIYEKLRALGKKDSDTIGFLGYLNYELGNYTKSIKYFNMFLDNKPGDAFVYFLLGNAYSRAGKIVEAINSYDFAIFLDLDIYSAHLDFAKEYEFLGRYKKALNEYIAAYEIDPRDKDIKEKIKYLREKI from the coding sequence ATGCTAAGAAAAAAAATACTAAAGAGAATAGACGTAAGTAAAGAAGATTTATTAAGTCAAGAGCAAGAGATAAGATTTGAACTTTTAACAAAAGCAAATGATATTGATAATTTAAAAAAATTAGGGACAATTCTTTTTTATAAAAGAGACTGTGAAGGTGCTCTAGAAATTTATGAAAAACTTAGAGCTTTAGGAAAAAAAGATAGTGATACGATAGGATTTTTGGGATACTTAAACTACGAATTAGGTAACTATACTAAAAGTATAAAATATTTTAATATGTTTTTAGATAACAAACCTGGTGATGCGTTTGTTTACTTTTTATTAGGAAATGCCTACTCGAGAGCAGGGAAAATAGTAGAAGCAATAAATAGTTATGATTTTGCTATATTTTTGGATTTAGATATATACAGTGCTCATTTAGATTTTGCTAAAGAGTATGAATTTTTGGGAAGATATAAAAAAGCTTTAAATGAATATATAGCAGCTTATGAAATCGATCCAAGAGATAAGGATATAAAAGAAAAAATTAAATATTTAAGAGAAAAAATTTAG
- the rplT gene encoding 50S ribosomal protein L20 encodes MRVKTGIVRRRRHKKVLKAAKGFRGASGDVFKQAKQAVMRAEAFSTRDRKVRKRKMRQLWIIRINAAARINGLTYSTLMNGLKRAGIELDRKVLADIALNNAAEFAKLAETAKAAL; translated from the coding sequence ATGAGAGTTAAGACTGGAATAGTTAGAAGAAGAAGACATAAAAAAGTTTTAAAAGCTGCTAAAGGATTTAGAGGTGCGTCAGGTGACGTATTCAAGCAAGCTAAGCAAGCTGTAATGAGAGCAGAAGCTTTCTCTACAAGAGATAGAAAAGTTAGAAAGAGAAAGATGAGACAATTATGGATCATCAGAATCAACGCTGCTGCAAGAATCAACGGATTAACTTACTCAACTTTAATGAATGGATTAAAGAGAGCAGGAATCGAGTTAGATAGAAAAGTTTTAGCAGATATCGCTTTAAACAATGCAGCTGAGTTCGCTAAATTAGCAGAAACTGCAAAAGCAGCATTATAA
- the rpmI gene encoding 50S ribosomal protein L35: protein MPKMKTHRGAKKRIKVTGTGKFVVKKPGKSHILTKKTRKRKNRLKKDTVITSTLEKHLKGLLPYGVGR from the coding sequence ATGCCAAAGATGAAAACTCATAGAGGTGCTAAAAAGAGAATTAAAGTTACTGGAACAGGGAAATTTGTTGTTAAAAAGCCAGGAAAGAGCCATATCTTAACAAAGAAAACAAGAAAAAGAAAGAACAGATTAAAGAAGGATACAGTAATCACTTCAACATTAGAGAAGCACTTAAAAGGATTATTACCATACGGAGTAGGAAGATAA
- the infC gene encoding translation initiation factor IF-3, whose protein sequence is MSIISDKVRINEKIRGRELRIISETGEQLGIMSAMEALEVAVQKELDLVEISPNATPPVCKIMDYGKYKYEQTRKAKDAKKNQKQVIVKEVKFRARIDQHDMDTKIAQVKKFLEKDNKVKITLVQYGRERMYADQGIGMLDQISDRFVEIADVDKKYNDKQKYLILSPKK, encoded by the coding sequence GTGTCTATTATTTCGGACAAAGTTAGAATTAATGAGAAGATAAGAGGTAGAGAGTTAAGAATTATCTCTGAAACTGGAGAGCAATTAGGAATAATGTCAGCAATGGAAGCATTAGAAGTTGCTGTACAAAAGGAATTAGATTTAGTTGAGATATCACCAAATGCTACGCCACCAGTATGTAAAATAATGGATTATGGAAAGTACAAATATGAGCAGACTAGAAAAGCTAAAGATGCTAAAAAGAACCAAAAGCAAGTTATTGTTAAAGAGGTAAAATTTAGAGCTAGAATAGATCAGCATGATATGGATACAAAAATAGCTCAAGTTAAAAAGTTTTTAGAAAAAGATAACAAAGTAAAAATAACTCTTGTTCAGTATGGAAGAGAAAGAATGTACGCTGATCAAGGAATAGGAATGCTAGATCAGATATCTGATAGATTTGTAGAAATCGCAGATGTTGATAAAAAATATAATGATAAGCAAAAGTATTTAATCTTATCGCCAAAAAAATAG
- a CDS encoding S1 RNA-binding domain-containing protein, producing the protein MSNFDYYEDFEALLNEYMPVKEDEEIKTKVTGTIVNMDRNFTYLEVPGEPKAVRVRTEELTGYTVGDEVEVLIVSQAEEEDSLVLIGSKKRIDMEIGAEKLEKALQNHEIVTGKVMKRVKGGYIVEVYHQQGFLPNSLSEIPADQGDSFIGKELQLAIKEIKEDKKGKKILLSRKELVIAKELEAIDKLTLNEVVKATVLEVLDFGLTVKLDEARGFIHISEVDWKKTSDLHKLYKAGDVIEAKIIEIERDKRNVKLSIKSLTKNPWDIVAENNSIGQEVTGKVTRIVNYGAFVELLPGVEGLIHSSDFSWTSKKVNVNNFVKVGDEVKVVITELSPKERKLKLGIKQLSSNPWEGAENKFAVGTILTGTVVEVKPFGIFVQVEEGVDGFIHNSDFAWSGNKRYSKGDKVEFKVVELNLEDQKIKGSIKDLTKSPWETALENYKVGDRVEKEIKNIQDFGMFVKLGEGVDGFIPTQLASRDFIKNLKDTFKLGQVVLAEIVEIDSEKKRIKLSIKKVQLEKEKNENKELIEKYGVSSSEE; encoded by the coding sequence ATGTCTAACTTTGATTACTACGAAGATTTTGAAGCATTATTAAACGAGTACATGCCAGTAAAAGAGGATGAAGAAATAAAAACTAAAGTGACTGGAACAATTGTAAATATGGATAGAAACTTTACATATTTAGAAGTACCTGGAGAGCCAAAGGCTGTAAGAGTAAGAACAGAAGAGTTAACAGGATATACTGTAGGAGACGAAGTTGAAGTTCTAATAGTATCTCAAGCTGAAGAGGAGGATTCTTTAGTTTTAATTGGTTCTAAAAAAAGAATCGATATGGAAATTGGAGCTGAAAAATTAGAAAAAGCACTTCAAAACCATGAAATTGTAACTGGAAAAGTTATGAAAAGAGTAAAAGGTGGATATATTGTTGAAGTATATCATCAACAAGGATTCTTACCTAACTCATTATCAGAAATTCCTGCAGATCAAGGAGATTCATTCATAGGAAAAGAATTACAACTTGCTATTAAAGAGATAAAAGAAGATAAAAAAGGAAAGAAAATTCTTTTATCGAGAAAAGAACTTGTTATTGCAAAAGAATTAGAAGCAATTGATAAATTAACATTGAATGAAGTTGTAAAAGCTACTGTTTTAGAAGTACTAGATTTTGGATTAACAGTAAAGTTAGATGAAGCTAGAGGATTTATTCATATTTCAGAAGTAGATTGGAAAAAAACTTCAGATTTACATAAGTTATACAAAGCAGGAGATGTAATTGAAGCAAAAATTATAGAGATTGAAAGAGATAAAAGAAATGTAAAATTATCTATAAAATCTTTAACAAAAAACCCTTGGGATATAGTTGCTGAAAATAATAGCATAGGTCAAGAAGTAACTGGTAAAGTAACAAGAATAGTAAATTATGGAGCTTTTGTAGAGTTATTACCAGGAGTTGAAGGATTAATTCATAGTTCAGATTTCTCTTGGACAAGTAAAAAGGTAAATGTTAATAACTTTGTTAAAGTTGGAGATGAAGTTAAGGTTGTTATTACAGAATTATCACCTAAAGAGAGAAAATTAAAATTAGGTATAAAGCAATTAAGTTCTAACCCATGGGAAGGTGCTGAAAATAAGTTTGCAGTAGGAACAATTTTAACTGGTACAGTTGTAGAAGTTAAACCATTTGGAATATTTGTGCAAGTTGAAGAGGGAGTAGATGGATTTATCCATAACTCAGACTTTGCGTGGTCAGGAAACAAAAGATATTCTAAGGGAGATAAGGTAGAGTTTAAAGTAGTAGAATTAAACTTAGAAGATCAAAAGATAAAAGGAAGTATTAAAGACTTAACAAAAAGTCCTTGGGAAACAGCTTTAGAAAATTATAAAGTTGGAGATAGAGTAGAGAAAGAGATAAAGAACATTCAAGATTTTGGAATGTTTGTGAAATTAGGAGAGGGAGTAGATGGATTTATTCCAACTCAATTAGCTTCTAGAGATTTTATAAAGAATTTAAAAGATACATTTAAGTTAGGACAAGTTGTTTTAGCTGAAATTGTTGAAATTGATTCTGAAAAGAAAAGAATAAAACTTTCTATAAAAAAAGTTCAATTAGAAAAAGAAAAAAATGAAAATAAAGAGTTAATTGAAAAGTATGGAGTTTCTTCAAGCGAAGAGTAA
- the ispH gene encoding 4-hydroxy-3-methylbut-2-enyl diphosphate reductase, protein MEIIRAEKMGFCFGVKKAVETCYEISRKNISKKYILGMVVHNKDVVKEMENIGFIIVDEKDILEGTDPLKKGDTIVIRAHGTTSQIIDVLEKKEVEIHDATCIFVDKIKEILIERESLGDEIIFIGDKEHPEVKGIISFGKKVNVLKNLEELKESSLDRSKRYSVLTQTTLNKSKFLEIKEYLEKYYSNAQIFDRICGATSERQEATKKLANICDIIIVIGDLKSSNSKKLLEVAKAENPNSYLVQNDEELDMSIFSESMKIGITAGASTPEDIIKKIENKIRGNFNV, encoded by the coding sequence GTGGAGATAATAAGAGCTGAAAAAATGGGATTTTGTTTCGGTGTAAAAAAAGCTGTTGAAACTTGTTATGAGATATCTAGAAAAAATATATCTAAAAAATATATTCTTGGAATGGTAGTTCACAATAAAGATGTTGTGAAAGAGATGGAGAATATCGGTTTTATAATAGTTGATGAAAAAGATATATTAGAAGGAACGGATCCTTTAAAAAAAGGGGATACAATAGTAATTAGAGCTCATGGGACAACTTCTCAAATTATAGATGTATTAGAAAAAAAAGAAGTGGAAATACATGATGCAACATGTATTTTTGTAGATAAAATAAAAGAGATATTAATTGAAAGAGAAAGTCTTGGAGATGAAATAATTTTCATAGGAGACAAAGAACACCCAGAGGTAAAAGGGATTATTTCTTTTGGGAAAAAAGTTAATGTTTTAAAAAATTTAGAAGAATTAAAAGAAAGTTCCTTAGATAGGAGTAAAAGATATTCGGTACTAACTCAGACAACTTTGAATAAAAGTAAATTTTTAGAGATAAAAGAATATTTAGAAAAATACTATTCAAATGCTCAGATATTTGATAGGATATGTGGAGCGACTAGCGAAAGACAAGAAGCTACTAAAAAGTTAGCAAATATTTGCGATATAATAATCGTGATTGGTGATTTAAAAAGCTCAAATAGCAAAAAACTTCTGGAAGTAGCAAAAGCTGAGAATCCCAATAGTTATTTAGTTCAAAATGATGAAGAATTAGATATGTCTATATTTTCTGAAAGTATGAAAATAGGTATAACAGCTGGAGCATCAACACCAGAAGATATAATAAAAAAAATAGAAAATAAAATAAGGGGGAACTTTAATGTCTAA
- a CDS encoding HPr family phosphocarrier protein: protein MKKVEVTIKNKAGLHARPSSLFVQTASKYDSDINVIFDDEVINGKSIMGLMLLAAEQGRVLTLECDGEDEEEMIADLIDLIEVKKFNEE from the coding sequence ATGAAAAAAGTGGAAGTAACTATTAAAAATAAGGCTGGATTACACGCAAGACCATCATCGTTATTTGTACAAACAGCAAGTAAATATGATTCAGATATAAATGTAATATTTGATGATGAGGTTATAAATGGAAAAAGTATTATGGGATTGATGCTTCTTGCAGCAGAACAAGGAAGAGTACTAACTTTAGAGTGTGACGGAGAAGACGAAGAAGAGATGATAGCTGATTTAATTGATTTAATTGAAGTGAAAAAATTTAATGAGGAGTAA
- the ptsP gene encoding phosphoenolpyruvate--protein phosphotransferase has translation MGVIVGKSIFPGIVIGQPYIERKKKIDIENYKISSEKVEEEIERFLESVQKAKNDIKQIKGNLEGKINKEDLQILTVHIMMLDDPQFISDIKKGIKKEENNAEAVVKKVSNKYIEMFEKIADPIYKQRALDIKDISERIIMNLTHEDDIDSNLNGKILVIRELLPSELLKIYYSGINLSGIIMEYMGETSHTAILTKALEIPTLMGGNDIFSVDWGDKIILDTTSMEGKVVTNPDIKTLNRYDEEKNRYRNKMKEIEESIDKETVTLDGERVYLHLNIGGRLDITQVSRKRPDGIGLLRTELIYMDAVEFPNEEKQKKIYENIAREFEESQPNKPIVIRTLDIGADKKLSYYKMVDEENPSLGCRGMRLTLADKNLFKNQIKGILRAATHHNIKMMYPMITNLKEIIEAKDLVEECKKELLIEGKEFKENIEVGMMVEVPSNVMLADIFADYVDFFSIGTNDLTQYILATDRYSPIAEKLYDCYDPAVIRAINMVSSAGLRKNKKVSVCGEMAGENQAVIALLSLGIRDLSMAPAYIPKVRNLIRKIELSELKEIKIKLLKSKDSQEVKNILNEYLEIIEGRN, from the coding sequence ATGGGAGTTATTGTAGGTAAAAGTATTTTCCCAGGAATAGTTATAGGTCAACCCTATATAGAAAGAAAAAAAAAGATAGATATTGAAAATTATAAAATTTCTTCTGAAAAGGTTGAAGAGGAAATAGAACGATTTTTAGAAAGTGTACAAAAAGCTAAAAATGATATAAAACAAATTAAAGGCAATTTAGAGGGTAAAATAAATAAGGAAGACTTGCAGATTTTAACAGTACATATAATGATGTTAGATGATCCTCAATTTATAAGTGATATAAAAAAAGGAATAAAAAAAGAAGAAAATAATGCAGAAGCGGTTGTAAAGAAAGTTTCTAATAAGTATATAGAAATGTTTGAAAAAATAGCAGATCCAATTTACAAGCAAAGAGCATTAGATATAAAAGATATAAGTGAAAGAATAATAATGAATCTAACGCATGAAGATGATATAGATTCAAATTTAAATGGTAAGATTTTGGTAATCAGAGAATTATTACCATCAGAGCTTTTAAAAATTTATTATAGTGGAATAAATTTAAGTGGAATAATAATGGAGTATATGGGAGAGACATCTCATACTGCAATACTAACAAAAGCATTAGAGATACCTACACTAATGGGTGGAAATGATATTTTTTCTGTAGACTGGGGAGATAAAATAATTTTAGATACAACATCTATGGAAGGTAAAGTTGTAACTAATCCAGATATAAAAACATTAAATAGATATGATGAAGAAAAAAATAGATATAGAAATAAAATGAAAGAGATAGAGGAATCTATTGATAAAGAAACAGTTACTTTAGATGGAGAAAGAGTTTATTTGCATTTGAATATAGGTGGTAGGTTAGATATAACTCAAGTTAGTCGAAAAAGACCTGATGGTATTGGATTGTTGAGAACAGAACTTATATATATGGATGCAGTAGAATTTCCAAACGAGGAGAAGCAAAAAAAAATATATGAAAATATAGCAAGAGAGTTTGAAGAGAGTCAACCAAATAAACCTATAGTTATAAGAACTTTAGATATAGGAGCAGATAAAAAACTATCTTATTATAAAATGGTTGATGAAGAAAATCCATCGTTAGGATGTAGAGGGATGAGACTAACTTTAGCAGATAAGAATCTTTTTAAAAATCAAATTAAAGGAATTTTAAGAGCCGCAACTCATCATAATATAAAGATGATGTATCCAATGATAACAAATTTAAAAGAAATAATTGAAGCTAAAGATTTAGTAGAAGAGTGTAAAAAAGAACTTTTAATTGAAGGAAAAGAATTTAAAGAAAATATAGAGGTTGGAATGATGGTAGAAGTACCATCAAATGTTATGTTAGCAGATATTTTTGCTGATTATGTAGACTTTTTTTCTATTGGAACGAATGATTTAACACAATATATACTTGCAACAGATCGTTATAGTCCAATAGCTGAAAAGCTTTATGATTGCTATGATCCTGCAGTTATAAGGGCAATAAATATGGTTTCTAGTGCAGGGCTTAGAAAAAATAAAAAAGTTTCAGTATGCGGAGAAATGGCTGGAGAAAACCAAGCTGTCATAGCTTTATTAAGTTTAGGAATAAGAGATTTAAGTATGGCACCAGCATATATTCCAAAAGTAAGAAATTTAATTCGAAAAATTGAGCTGTCAGAGTTGAAAGAAATTAAAATAAAACTATTAAAATCTAAAGATTCTCAAGAGGTAAAGAATATCCTAAATGAATATTTAGAAATAATTGAAGGGAGAAATTAA